The following nucleotide sequence is from Solanum dulcamara chromosome 7, daSolDulc1.2, whole genome shotgun sequence.
GTGGAAACATACGAACATTAATCTTCCATTATAATTTGTATGTCAGCGACGATCAGTTGACTTATACTGCCGAGAGGTATTCCCCCAATAAACCTTCATCTTTCTATAGTACTTCTACTTGAATCAAGAAACCGACAACAAGCATCATTCGAGTTCAGGCATCTGACATCTCAGATACCCTATGATTTTCCATTATTCTAATTCAGGTGAAGCAAAGTTTACCGTGAGAATGAAGAAGACAGCTAATTTAATCTCTTCTTTTTCAGGTGTCCACATCTAAAACGTCTTGTTATGCCTGCTTGGAACAGAATAAAAAAGACAGGAATATGCAGGGCTATTCATATGTGGGAAGATCTTGAATCACTGACGATGCCTAGTATAGCAAATCCTCCGTATGTCATGGAGGAAATTGCAAGGAGTTGCAAAAATTTCGCTGAGCTCAAGATTATGGGGCCCTGTGATATGCTCTTTGCATCTACACTGGTTTCATTTCTTCCAAACTTGAAAGTGTTGAGTGTGAGGTGCACAGTGTTATCTAAAAGTGCCTTGTTTATTATCTTGGATGGGTTAAAAAAGTTGGAAGTGCTCAACATATCTCATTGCGTAATTACTGAAGACCCTCCACCTGCACCAAAGAAAATTCTGGCCAAGCTTGATGAATCAATTATCAAAAAAGCGTCTAGGTTACACAAATTCCTAACCTGCATGAGTGACTCGTGCATCATGTGTCAGCGCACTCGAAATGATGAAGGGCTGATGAGGTGGTATAAGTATGAAGAAGACCTCTGGAAAGTGGACGAGGTGAGATCTCTTGCAATTTGACAACTTTAAGAATGTATTGCTTCATGAGTTAAAGGTCCAGTAAAATATGTAAACTTGTGTATATGAAACACAATAAAACCTTGTCATTTTGAATGGACGCCAATCAGCATCCAGTTTGCTAGCAGCACGTATTATCCTTTTGGTGGTAAAAGGGAGAGTAGCTTTGTAGCATAGGGAGACATATAAACAGTACTTCCATGTAGCGTAATGCTACTTCTGTGTTGTAATTTTATAAGTTTTAAGTCTTTCTCTTTGACAGTCTTGTATCCATTTACATATGTATTGCCAAGCGTTGTAAGCTCTCCTCTATCACTGTTTTGCGAGTTTCATATCTAATtattgggtatttatagaacaCCTCTCAATTACCATAAACACATAATTAGAGGAATATGACATGCTATGTGAACATCACGGTTCTAAAGTTCCTCTGTAGAGTTTTAAGGGCAGTACACACATAGAAATTTTTTCGAGTGAATAGTTTAAAACTCTCTTATACTATTATTGTTttgtgagtttcatatctaaatcaTGAGATATCCACAGAATCTCATGAACTACTATGAACTCTGTGTTAGGTAGATTCATTTTCAAGACTTCTTTCATATCCTACTCATCTCTCAAAAAGGTATTCTAAATATTTTGCCATATATTCAATCGGAGAGTTTTTAATGTAAAGAAGTTATAGTCCAAGAGGTCACAAGATCATTAATAATTTAAGTATGATactcataaaataataatactttagaatttttttaaaacatatttagtaACCGATGATAATATAGTGTTGAAGTTCACTAAAGGAGCTACACTATCATCCCACAATTTTCACCCAATTTTTTTACACACTGAAGTGAACCAACAATCTAAAGGCATATCCTAAATCTCTCTgtgtctttttttcttcttacatTCTTTAAGGTTGTTTTCAGATTAATTTTTGACTCATGTTGGATCTTGATTCcaaaattgttgttgttgttacagGAATTCGGTGTACACCTTGTGGAAccctcttttcctttttctggCTATTTGATTTTTGCCCATACAGATCTGAATTGAAGGTTGCCTGAGTTGTATATCTTGGTTTCCTGCATTTCAACTATTAATGTGGTATGATAAAATGcatattttcttgttattaGCGTTTAAATCTTTGTCGAGGTTGGATTTGATTTGctgaattttcattttttttacataACGATTCAATTGGAGTTCTCCTATCAAGAACGTAGTCTCTTTTGATGTTTTTACTGCATTCTCATCGTTATCCAAAAAATTTATAACATCATTTTTTGACCTGCATAGGTTAAATGCAAATGGTGCTTTGGTTattctgtcttttcttttctcaaaaagaaagtTAGATTTTGGGGCATCTAACCTCTATGCTCCATAGAGAGggtcttatgattttcaaaaacATTTTCAGACTTTCCTTCCAGGCACTCTTCTCTAGACAACTCTTAGAAGTCTTTTCTGGGCTTCTAAAATCCTCTGCGGTGGTTTTTCACCATCGGATATTCCTCCTAAACTTTCTATTTTCTAaatcttcctttttctttctgtT
It contains:
- the LOC129895189 gene encoding F-box/LRR-repeat protein At3g48880-like; the encoded protein is MEEGDSSVRRWEDLDIDILVKILQSFDLFELTAGLAHVCSSWRLACSDQLLWMTLDLSVLKSNFIKIPLEPYVYVDCQSDKTLTSLLKICLNLSSGNIRTLIFHYNLYVSDDQLTYTAERCPHLKRLVMPAWNRIKKTGICRAIHMWEDLESLTMPSIANPPYVMEEIARSCKNFAELKIMGPCDMLFASTLVSFLPNLKVLSVRCTVLSKSALFIILDGLKKLEVLNISHCVITEDPPPAPKKILAKLDESIIKKASRLHKFLTCMSDSCIMCQRTRNDEGLMRWYKYEEDLWKVDEVRSLAI